The proteins below are encoded in one region of Nitrospirota bacterium:
- a CDS encoding HigA family addiction module antitoxin, with product MLKREPIHPGKILLDDLMKPLGITQKELARELKTSFRTVNEIVNGKRAVSPDMALRLSKYFGMSADFWLNAQKNYDLQKAWQKNKDIIKGITTRKAA from the coding sequence ATGCTTAAGAGAGAACCGATTCATCCAGGAAAAATTCTACTGGATGATCTGATGAAACCACTCGGAATTACCCAGAAGGAACTTGCCAGAGAATTAAAGACATCTTTCAGAACGGTCAACGAAATCGTCAATGGCAAAAGGGCTGTTTCTCCCGATATGGCCTTGAGGCTTTCCAAGTATTTTGGGATGAGCGCTGATTTCTGGCTCAATGCACAAAAAAATTATGATCTTCAAAAGGCATGGCAAAAGAATAAAGACATCATTAAGGGAATAACCACAAGGAAGGCAGCCTGA
- a CDS encoding hemolysin family protein, with product MWLEIILIFLFILFNGFFAGSEIAVVTARKTRVSELIKEGNPNALILKKLQSDPDRFLATVQIGVTLVGAMASAIGGATAVKVFQPMIAKVPLGIVSTYSEAISIGLVVVVISYLSLVIGELVPKSIALMNPERFALIIARPVYGFSRLFSFFVSILTFSTNIILKPLGGKPFTQRSFVTEEEIKLLIKEGRDRGVFEPEEEELIHGVFEFTDLSVKEVMVPLTKVVAFSVDTPIQEILDTISEEQYSRYPVYYREKSNIKGILYAKDVFRKVSAKETIDVRKLLRAPFFVPESMKISALLRQMQRKGIHIAVVVDEYGAVTGIVTIEDLIEEIVGEIRDEFDEEKPVIKLRDGSFLIDASIAIRDLKDDYGIEIPASPDYDTMGGFVITRLQRIPSTGETFNADGWNIRIVQIIGKRIARVILRPLKDTEAGKKDSGDDE from the coding sequence ATGTGGCTTGAGATAATCCTTATCTTTTTGTTCATTCTCTTTAATGGCTTCTTTGCAGGGTCTGAAATAGCGGTTGTTACTGCAAGGAAGACACGGGTCAGTGAACTGATTAAAGAGGGTAATCCCAATGCCCTCATTCTTAAAAAACTTCAGTCAGACCCTGACAGGTTTCTTGCCACAGTGCAGATAGGCGTGACCCTTGTGGGTGCCATGGCATCTGCAATCGGCGGCGCCACTGCAGTAAAAGTCTTTCAGCCCATGATTGCGAAAGTGCCCCTCGGGATCGTTTCCACTTACAGTGAGGCGATTTCAATCGGCCTTGTGGTTGTTGTCATATCATATCTCTCCCTTGTTATAGGCGAGCTGGTCCCGAAGTCCATAGCCCTTATGAACCCTGAAAGGTTTGCCCTGATCATTGCGCGACCGGTTTACGGTTTTTCCCGTCTCTTTTCGTTTTTTGTCAGTATCCTGACCTTCAGCACCAATATTATATTAAAACCCCTTGGCGGAAAACCCTTTACACAGAGGAGTTTTGTGACAGAGGAGGAGATAAAACTGCTTATCAAGGAGGGACGTGACAGGGGGGTTTTTGAGCCGGAAGAAGAGGAGCTGATTCACGGGGTGTTTGAGTTCACAGACCTTTCCGTAAAGGAAGTGATGGTTCCCCTGACAAAGGTAGTCGCCTTTTCTGTTGATACCCCCATTCAGGAGATACTTGATACCATTTCAGAGGAACAGTATTCAAGATACCCTGTCTATTACAGGGAGAAGTCGAACATCAAGGGCATCCTCTATGCCAAGGATGTCTTCAGGAAGGTCTCGGCAAAGGAGACCATAGATGTCAGGAAACTACTGCGTGCACCTTTCTTTGTACCCGAGTCCATGAAGATCAGCGCACTGCTGAGGCAGATGCAGCGCAAGGGCATACACATAGCAGTGGTGGTGGACGAATATGGTGCTGTGACGGGGATTGTTACCATAGAGGACCTGATCGAGGAGATAGTCGGAGAGATAAGGGATGAGTTTGATGAGGAAAAACCGGTTATAAAGCTGAGAGACGGTTCATTCCTGATAGATGCCTCCATTGCCATCAGGGACCTCAAGGACGACTATGGCATTGAGATCCCTGCCTCGCCTGATTATGACACCATGGGCGGGTTTGTTATCACCAGGCTTCAGCGGATTCCCTCTACTGGTGAGACCTTCAATGCCGACGGCTGGAATATCAGGATAGTCCAGATAATCGGCAAGAGAATAGCCAGGGTTATCCTGAGGCCGCTCAAAGACACCGAGGCCGGCAAGAAGGACAGCGGGGATGATGAATAA
- a CDS encoding type II toxin-antitoxin system RelE/ParE family toxin: MIKDFYDKESEKLYLTGKSRKLPQNIISTALRKLEQINAAAQLEDLKVFPGNRLEQLKGKMKGKYSIRINDQWRIVFNFSNGNAYDVEITDYHK, from the coding sequence GTGATTAAGGATTTTTATGACAAGGAAAGTGAAAAATTATACTTGACAGGAAAAAGCCGGAAATTGCCCCAAAATATAATTAGTACGGCATTACGAAAATTGGAACAAATAAATGCCGCTGCACAGCTTGAAGATTTGAAAGTTTTTCCAGGGAACAGGCTTGAACAATTGAAGGGCAAAATGAAAGGAAAGTACAGTATAAGAATCAATGATCAATGGCGCATTGTTTTTAACTTTTCCAACGGCAATGCGTATGACGTCGAAATAACTGACTATCATAAATAG